The window CCTAGAATAAATGTGTTCCCATTAAAATGTTTGCACCTGTCACGTCAGAGGTCTGTCATTTTCCACAACCATCTATCAACTTCATATGTGGCCTAAGAGTTGAACGTCTCCAACTACGCCAATGGATTGAACGCCTCCAATCACTAAACTACCGTAGAGGTAATAAGCAACACAaaacaacacacataaatagaCTATAAACATATCGAATAACCACTTACTAATCGATTGACCCATAGCCAACAATTACTCGAATAACATCACATAAAAGGGGGTTCAAGAGTTGTTACAACCCATTATGGAGACCgtgatggaggaggaagaaggggtgttGATAGTGTTGATGCCAGCACTACGGtggatggtggtggtgatggcgCGGCGGGGGTGGCCCATGGCTGCGCCTCACCGGTAGCGGCTCCCTTCTGGTCTCCCTCTTGGTTGCAACAATGGTGTTCTTGATGTGGACGGTGGCTGGACATGGAGATGAATGATTAATGAGGCGTTGTTGATGATGGAGCTGACGGCTAGGGTTGATGGTGTTTATATAAGAGCTCTCTCATAGCCTCCTCCGTTGATGTAGCATCTCCCCTTTGATCCAAGGGCTCTAGGTGAGCCTTATCCTCTCCCAAAACATCCTTGAAAGCCAAGGAAGTCGTAGGAATAAACAGGGACAAAATCGGTGAACAATTTCGTCTAGAGGGGCAACTTTCGGGCCTGATTTCCTTCCATATGACCGAGCGTACGACCATCTATGGTCATATGAAATGTCGTCTTTTGTATTGGCCCTCTTCGGTAAATCAGACGCCATTTCTTCATACGAACTCAGAATTTGACATTTTTGGGCTCTTTGGATTCGTATAAACGACCCAGATCCATTTCTGGTATTAGATCTTGGTTTTGAGCACTTTGGAAAGATGGCATTTTCACTCTCTGAAACGACTAAGTCTGGGGCCTGGATGTCCACTGTTTGAACTCCTTTCATCGTGCTAAGTGCATGGGAAGTCCGCATCACCTACAAGACACACGAAGATAAAGAAAACTAATAAAAACTAACAAAGAATAAAGATTATACAATGCTCTAGGTGAAAAGGATAAAAATTGTAAAGAATGCATATGGACATGTAATTGGCTCAATTGGACATGATATTACTTGATATACGGAGATAATGTGCAACAAATGAGCTATAAAAATGCGTAAAATATGGAGTCATCATCCACTCATAGTGCCTTTGGCTGGGTTAGCCATCAGCCTCTTCTTCTTCCACTTTGTCGCTTTCAATAGCACAACGCCCGCCTCTTTATGCAACTCGTCCACACTCTTAAATTGAGAGCACGCCTCACATGTGGCCACCGAGAGAGAACCCAAGGATGATGCCCTCCATATAGGGCCGTTGGGGAAAGGATTCATGGCGGTGTAGTGgtgagacagagagagagagagagagagagagagagagagagagagagagagagagagagagagagagagttgtgggagagggagggagggaggaggggagATGGGTTGAAGATGTAGTGCGATGGTAGATAAATAGGGGCTTTGGAGGTTCAAGCAGTAGGTAGGTGAGTGCCATGAATGAACGCTGAGATGAAGTGTAGTAGATTTCCTACATACCTCCATTGTTGTTGTTCATACGTGGATTACATTTTGTCCCTCCATTCACCTTACGTTCATATGTTCGATGCAGATCGACAATGGTGCTTTGGGGAACTCCTCCAAGGGCAAGGAGGTAGCGGCCGGCAAGAAGGGCAAGGCGATGGTGGAGCTCGGCAGCGCCCCCAAGAGGCCGAAGAACTACGGCCATCTCCATGAGGGCGGTAGCACAAGCCACTTTTGCAAGGTCATCCTTGCACCCATGCTGGAGTGTATGTCGATGCCAGTTGAGTTCACCAAGCGCTTGACCACTGTCCGTGCTGAGGATGAAAATCAGCTGCGCCTGGAGGGTGATGGTTCGAATGATCAACAACAGGGCTCACCAAGGGTTGGGCCCCTTCGTCGTTGCTCACCAGATGGGGATCGGGTACCTCTTCACCTTTAAGTTGGCGGCTCCCAAAACCCTGAAGATGGTCGTCTTCAACGGCAACGGCATCGAGGTGGTGACTAAGGGTAAGAGGAACGAGGAGGCATTTGTCATGGATTGTTAGCAAGTTATCCCTGCACCTTTAAGACTTTTGCGTAGTATGTTTAAGACTTTGCCGCAATTGTTTGTCGTTTAACTACATGTGACTGTGTGTTTAAGACTGGTTTATGGGTTTATGTTATGATTGTTTATctatagtgtgtgtgtgtgtgtgtgtttaagaCAATGGCGCTTGTTTATCCATACTATTGCTCCGGCtatggacggcggcggcggcgaggcggcaaGGCCATCTGGAGTGGCGGCTTCCATCCGTCGCGCCGGCATCATGGCAGCTCGGCGGGTCGGCTACTGCAGCGGCTGTTTTTCCGGCGTCGACTCGTTTGTAGGCGGCCCGGTTCGACCTTCGATCCATCACATCAGCGTCTGGCCGCTCTCTTCGTCGAAGGATTGACCCTCCCCCAGCTGCGGTCCATCGCTCGTCTCGCGCTCGGTGCGCAGgtccgagctcgtctcgcgcacggTGCCGCAGGACTAAGCTCGTCTCGCGCACGGTGCAGCAGGACTGACCTCGTCTCGCGCACGGTGTTGCAGGATCGAGCTCGCCTTGCGCCCAGTGCTGCAGGACGGGTCGATGGAGGCCAGGTGGCTGTCTTATTGGGTCTCGGTGCTGGGGGTCGTCCAGGGGTGCGAAAGGTGGGACCTTTCCGCTCGTCTCTTTGGTTGGGATAGGGGCAGGTCTCAGGTGACGTGGTGTCAAGGTCATagatgccggggcggcggccctggtggtggtTGCGCGGTCTCTCGGGCGGAGGCCGTGGCTTCGTGCTGCCTGATGGCCATGGCCATGTGGGCGGCATGGTCGCCGGGGTGTGGCGTTCGGTGGCGGTGAGTTCtggccggggtgaaaacctgttctatcttcggacggaccggcggcggcgaagctcgttcccttcttgaaggcgttgtCGCGGCTCTCATTGCCAGTCGTGCGGCTCCGGAGGAAACTCTGATCCTCGGattgggcggtggcggcgctcggtgtcgtatccttcctgaaggcgccgcCTTGGAGCCCACGGTTCGCCATATGCGGCTTCATCTCTTCGCGGTGGTAGTGCTGGGGTTGGTGTTGCCGCGCTCAGCGCCTATGTATCATGCCttgggtgtgtgcgtgtgttgtgGTGGCGTGCGTTTGTACTGGGTTGCTGTGATcgtgctttatatataaagcggggcgaaaacCTTTTTCGGTAACAAGAGGTTACCAGATCACATGTGTTGCACATAACCAAACAGCAACAATCTGCATCTGCCTAGAACATGGTTTTTTGCCTGTTTTCACTCAGCATGGTTGAGTCTTGCCACAGATGCAAAGTGCCCAAAATCCATGCAGTCCACCAAACGCGCCCTAGGAATCAGTGTGAAAGTGAAAAAAAAAATGGGCAGGAATGCAAAGATTTGATAGCACTGTATTATCCCGTACCATTGTTTGCCACCGGGGGAATTCTGGATATACATTGAATAATGagtactatgtgcagaacaaataGAATTATGGGGAGAATCCTTAATTTAAAATTTCAGAATTGTATTTCTTTCCACAAGGAAAAAAATACTACTACTTGAATCAAAATTATATGTAGATAATACTGTATAACTATAAAAAGAAGCATTTACAGGTAAGATCACAAGGTTTCGTTCTTCATATCAAGCCAAAGAAGAAGCCTTCGAGGGCGCCCAAGATGCCTAGCCTGCTGGGCAGGCTCCTCACTTTCGTACACAAATCCACTCTTGATGTACAGCTTTTGTGCCGCCTCGTTGTTGATGGCAACATGGACATACAAATCCGTTATGCCTGCAAATATTTGTGTTCGTATCCAACATGAGAAATTGCATTAAGGGGCAAGAATTTCAAAGGGGTTAAGAAGTGAAGTAATTGTCATACTTCTGTCAATCCGCAAAAACTGTTGCACAACAATCATATGATTCAACTAAACCGGAATAGATCATATATCTTGAGTAGCAACATATGGTTGTACAGTTGTCAGATAATGGTGAAAGAACAAGTTTGATAATAGATGTTTCGACCTGAATATAAGAAGCATATTTTCGTACAATCGAAAATATATTGTCATGTTGCCGGTAATCTAACTACCAAGTACCAAGTAAGGATAGGTCTAAAATCAGCTAAATACGCAAAAAACACGTTAAGGAAACTAAATGAAATGAACTCACCCCATTGACGAGCAAGCTTCTTAGACTTGTCAACCAATGCATAGCCCAGTCCGCATCTTTGGAGCTCCTTGGCAACACATACATTGCTCAGATATGCCCGTGTATGGCTTGATTCAGTTACCTATTAATACAGATCAAATATTAAAAAAAATATCTTTGAAAAAGCAAAACAAAAGGATTTAAAGTAAATTAAAATAAGCATTTTGCATCTTGTTTGTACCAATATAATTAAATAGATACAGGAATAGATAAGGATATTTGACATGGCAACTACTGCTTTATAAAAATCATCATTTAATACAAATTTAGACAATAGAACTGCAAATGGTCTCGAACCAACTATTCCAGAATTTCAGTTGTATCCAGTAAACCCTCACTCTGTTGGAAACTTACCCCTGGCCTCTTTCCAGTCAGTTCATCTGGTAGCCAGAGGCACTGATTCAGGTCTAAACTACCAACTACTATTCTCTCTTCCCCATCTTCAATAAACTGCATATGTCAGAATTCAGAGGTTAAACTCTAACATTGACAGATTATTCCTGCTAGAAATGAATATAATCAACCGTAGACTTGAACACATGCACATCGGAAAATCACACGGGAACCAAGGGAGGCTAAGTGCATTTTATTTTTTGGATGAGCAAAGGAAGTTGTATCTAGAAGAACAGGACATATTAGCATTTTATGCTTTCTGCACATGACAAAGTGAGATCATAAGATGAATCAAAGTGAgccaaggaaaaatgcactttgCAATTATCATTCTTATTTAGGTTTTATGTCCAAGTGGAACACAAAAGAATGTCAGGGCTATTAAAAGATTCTGCTACCCAGATTTCTGTGGTCTAGCTAGAACATTTGGAACAGAGCAGAGCTGAAATAAGTGCCTATTCAAGGGCATCGCGTCTATATTATCATTATACCTTGCATGTTGAACAAAGCTCCTCTGCTGACATCAACGATGGCAACAGTGGCACTGTCCCATTTATACAAGAGACTCTCCGAAAATTAATCATATTCCCAGAAATCCGATTTTGTAATGCTTCATATTCCCTCTCTGCCAGACCTTTCCTGTGATCCTAATAGAACTTGACAATAAGTAAAGTTAAATTATTAATGCATCAATATTATGGTTCACTGAAGCAGTCAGAGGAATGAAAAAGGAAGGAACTGCATGGAAAGTATAGAAGGTAAACACATATTATAAAGATAGAAGGAAAGCTTTTCTTGAACAAGGTTGCACCATTTTGCAACTAGGTAAGTTGTCCATGCTAACTTTGGAATTTACTTGGCCAGAAAGCAGTGAATTCAACAAAACTAAAGTAATATGAACTATAAGAATAAAGACAGTCAACACCACATTTTTGCCTGAGGAGGAAAAACATGGAAATATCTGAATGAATTAGCTTTCACAACCTTATTCCATTCACCGCCTATTTTAAAAGGATTATCGCTGAAACTATTGATACCTTGTTACTCCTAAATTCTCTCTCACAACCTGCAACATTTTTTTTTCTATGCAAAGGATGTTCCCGATCGGTTATACTAGTAGTAGCCTTTATAGAACTGAAAAGGAAAACAAACAGTACAGTAGCAAAACTCAAACTGTCCATTATAATCACAAACCGATCCATATACATCAACTTCAGAAGCATAGTCATCTACGAGGCCAGGATTAATTTTGCGCGTTTGCAAAAAGAGATCAATTCGGCACACTATAGTTAAGCGAATCTTGCCACATTTTCGTTTCCAAGCGAAAACCCAGATCTTAGGTTGCCTCCTCGGCTATTAATTGATATATTTTTCTGAAAGCTAAGAGAGCTCACATAGCAAACAAGCAGGAAGAGATGGATCACCTCGGCGCCGACAGTGTCGCGGGCGTACTCGTAGAAGGTGCGAACGCGGAGGCGCACGGCGGCGTGGAGCTCATCGAGCGTGACAAACTCTCGGATGGACACCGCGCCGGCGCGGTCCTCGAGCAGCAGCGGCGCGCCAGCGTCAACGGCCGCTGGAGCGGAGGCGCGGCACCGGAGGCTCGGGATGGCGAGGCTGCAGCTGCGAGGGACGGCGCGGAGAGTTGTGTGGCGAGATGTTGGGGCAGCTGGAGGGGGAAAGGGCGGCAGCAGCCGCGACGCCGACGCCATGGATCGGCCTTGGGCGGCTGTTGGTTGGTTGGTTGGGAAATGGAGTTGTTTCCGCCACAGCTGCCTGCCAGTGCGCCCGAGTCGATGCGTCGACACAAGATGGAACGGGTTACGGGTACCCGTTACTCTATCCCGACGGGTAATTACCCATTGGGGAACGGGTTTGGATAAAATTTAGTACCCACATATAAGGGTGTGTCTCGTTGTAGTCATGCTCACCCTGTGCGTTCGGTTTATTCGGTTTACATGGTTCGGTTTATATGGGTTTTCGGTTTATACGGTATTAATACTTTGGTAAATATGGTATGAAAATAAAATATGGTTCTGTTTTGGTATATACCAAATTATTTCTGTATAGTTTCGGTATATACCATAAAAACCAAATTTGACGCGAATTTGAAAATGACGTAATAATAATTTGCAAATTTATGACTCAAAACACATACTATTTTACACAAAtagtatatgagtatatatataagtatatatgcatgcattGATTCATCTGTTGATGATTATGGACGTGCTTAGCattttaaaaaaagaaaaatgacTATGTTACAAGAAAAATTTACGTGCTTAGTAGTGAATTTGACTCATGTACAAGAAAAATGACAACTTGCACGGTTGTTCGTCTCAAGAAATATAAATTTATTTTTTACTTCGGTTTATTCGGTTAACCGTTCGGTTTTTGGTATATATCATAAAAACCAAAGTTCAAATCGGTATGAAAAGTTCATACCATACCGAAACCAGAAACCATAAAAACCATAAAATCGGttcggttcggtttatttttGGTATGGTTTTTCGGTTCGGTTTTAAAATGCACAGAGTGAAGTCATGCAGTGCAGTGAAATGTCATGAGTCGGAGCCGTTCCCAAGTAGGCCAACGCTGGGCGCGAGTCGGCTGTAGCGCGAGAACTAATCAGCCGATGTGCCGCCTACATCACCGTCCGATGCGACACACCCAAACCATTTGATCTTTTGTTCCTTCTCCCTTACTCCCTTCCAGCTACGCCGCGTGACATAACTCCTCATCACGGCAACTACAGCGCCGCTCGGGAAACTTAGCGAGCTCTATCGTAGCAGGTTTCGGTGCCCCTCGCCGCTTGCCTCACAACATGCATGGATGCCCTCGCACCACCGTTTGGTCTCATAGTGTTGGTGCACCCCTCGCGGCATGGACAGTCATCATCGTAGCACGCAACAGGTATGTTGCCGTCATATCGCCCCATGTTGAGCTCGACATTGGTGGAGGGCTTTGCATCAACCCCTCGCAGCACCTGCAACACCCTAGAATCACCTGCACACCCACGGAGTCTCCTGCCCTTGAAGCATGCCGGCGAGCAACTCACTTCGCAACATAGGTGGTGACTCGTTGAATCACCCACGCCCGCCAGCCTGTTGCATCGTGGATGTCCGATGGTTGCTCCTTTGTGCGACATCGGTCGTTTGCAGCAGTAACCTACGACGACCCCTTTGCAACATGACTGGCGTCATTTGTCGCTTGTAGCTCAGCGATGGCGCATCCTTCTCCCCTTTTCGCAACATCCCTTGTCGCGCCCGCCATCCACTCACAAATAGTCACCACTGACTCACATCTCCGCTTGTAGAACGGTGTTGCTCTCGTTGCAGCAGCAACAACATCGATGCCACCTTTTGTAGGATCGTCACCCGCTGTTGCTGCGCTACTCATGGTCTCACAACGACACTTGCAGGAGTTGggactgttgggaatcgttgcatggagaacgaaaaaaaatctacgcacacgcaatgatctatccaaggagatgcatagcaacgagggggagagtgtgtctacgtaccctcgtagaccataagcggaagcgtttcacaacgtggttgatgtagtcgaacttcttcgaagtttaaccgatcaagtaccgaatgcacgacacctccgcgttctgcacacgtttagctcggtgacgtccctcgccttcttgatccagcaagacgtcgaggtagtagatgagtttcgtcagcacgacggcgtgatgacggtgatggtgaatgatctccgcagggcttcgcctaagcactacgaaaatatgaccgggggtgtaaccggtggaggggggcgccgcacacggctaggcaattgtctggtgtgtgctaggcgcccccctcccacatatatataggtgcgagggagggaggagcagccataggaggcacccaagtaggggaatcctacttggagtccctccaagccgcgccccctgcaatatataaccgagggggaaggaaagagggggagagggaaggaagtgggaatcctaatccacactttcctttcccttttCCCCTTTCTTTCCCAACCttaggccggcccatatggggggcgcaccagccccttgtggctggtgcgtttcccctcttggcccataaggcccatatcttttgcccggggtgcctggaaccccttccggtgacccgataagtacccggtaacccccgaaacacttctggtgtccgaataccatcgtcctagatatcaatctttacctctccaccatttcgagactcctcgtcatctccatgatctcatccgagactccaaacaacattcggtcaccaaatcacataactcatataatactatatcgtcatcaaacgttaagcgtgcagaccctacgtgttcaagaactatatagacatgaccgggacacctctccggtcaataaccaatagcggaacctggatgcccatattagctcctacatattctacgaagatctttatcggtcgaaccgttatgacaacatacgtaattccctttgtccatcggtatgttacttgcccgagattcgatcgtcggtatcttcatacctagttcaatcttgttaccggcaagtctctttactcgttccgtaatacatcacctcgtgactaactccttagtcgtttgcttgcaagcttatgatgtgtattaccgagagggcccagagatacctctctgatactcggagtgacaaatcctaatatcgatctatgccaactcaacaaacaccttcgaagatacctgtagagcatctttataatcacccagttatgttgtgacatttgatagcacccaaggcattcctccggtatccgggagttgcataatctcatagtcgaaggaatatgtattttaCATGAAgtaagcaatagcaataaaactgaaagatcattatgctaagctaacgaatgggtcttgtccatcacatcattctcctaatgatgtggtcccgttatcaaatgacaactcatgtccatggttaggaaaccttaaccatatttgatcaacgagctagtcaagtagaggcatactagggacacggtatttgtttatgtgtttacacatgtatttaagtttccgatcgatacaattctagcatgaataataaacctttatcatgaataaggaaatataaaataacaactttattattgcctctagggcatatttccttcagtctcccacttgcactagagtcaataatctagttcacatcgtcatgtgattaacacccatgattcacatcgccatgtgattaacacccaaagagtttactagagtctataatctagttcacatcgccatgtgattaacacccaaagagtactaaggtgtgatcatgttttgcttgtgagagaggtttagtcaatgggtctaccacattcagatccatatgtattttgcaattttctatgtctacaatgctctacacggagctactctagcaaATTGCTCCCACTTACAATAcatatccagattgagactcagagtcatctagattagtgttaAAGCTttcatcgacataaccctttacgacaaaccctctatcacttccataatcgagaaacatttccttagtcttctaaggataattttgaccgttgtatagtgatctactcctagatcactattgtacccccttgtcaaactcatggcaaggcacacaacaggtctggtacatagcatggcatactttatagaacctatggctgaggcatagggaatgactttcattctctctctatcttctaacgtggtcgggttttgagtcttactcaacttcataccttgcaatgtaggcaagaaccctttctttgactgatccattttgaacttcttcaaaactttgtcaaggtatgtgctttatgaaagtcctatcaagcatctcgatctatctctacagatcttgatgcccaatacataagtagctttaccgaggtcttttattgaaaaactcttattcaagtatccttttatgctatccggaaattctatatcatttccaatcaacaatatgtcatccacatataatatcagaaatgctacagagctcccactcacatccttgtaaatacaggctttaccgtaagtctgtataaaaccatatgctttgatcacctcatcaaagcgtatattccatctccgagatgcttgcaccagtccatagatggatcgctggagcttgcactctttgtcagcacctttaggatcgacaaaaccttctggttgcatcatataaaactcttctttaagatattcattaaggaatgtagttttgacgtccatttgccagattttataatcataaaatgtggaaattgctaacatgattcggatagacttaagcatcgctacgggtgagaaagtctcatcatagtcaactccttgaacttgtcgaaaaccttttgcgataagtcgagctttgtagatagtgacattactatcagcgtcagtcttcttcttgaagatccatttattctcaatggctttcCGATCATCGAGCAAATCCaacaaagtccacactttgttctcatacatggatcctatctcagattttatggcctcaagccatttatcggaatctgggctcatcatagcttcttcatagtttgtaggttcgccatggtctaataacacgacttccaggacaggactaccgtaccactctggtgcggagcgttctctgttcgaccta is drawn from Aegilops tauschii subsp. strangulata cultivar AL8/78 chromosome 1, Aet v6.0, whole genome shotgun sequence and contains these coding sequences:
- the LOC109733070 gene encoding GCN5-related N-acetyltransferase 7, chloroplastic → MASASRLLPPFPPPAAPTSRHTTLRAVPRSCSLAIPSLRCRASAPAAVDAGAPLLLEDRAGAVSIREFVTLDELHAAVRLRVRTFYEYARDTVGAEDHRKGLAEREYEALQNRISGNMINFRRVSCINGTVPLLPSLMSAEELCSTCKFIEDGEERIVVGSLDLNQCLWLPDELTGKRPGVTESSHTRAYLSNVCVAKELQRCGLGYALVDKSKKLARQWGITDLYVHVAINNEAAQKLYIKSGFVYESEEPAQQARHLGRPRRLLLWLDMKNETL